GTTTGGGCCACACTTCCATCGCTGCCCCTTGAGTGTTGGCATCCGAATGCTCTAGGGAAGATTGGCTCCAGGATTGGCACCCCCATTGTCATGGATTCCCTCACGATGAAAATGGAACGAGTCTCGTACGCCAGAATCCTGGTTGAAGTGGATGCATCAAAAAAGCTAATCGAGCAAGTGGAGTTTGTTATGCCAAATGGCATAACTCAGAAACAGCCGGTGGTTTACGAATTCACCCCCAAGTTTTGTACAGCCTGCAACAGATTTGGGCACTTGCAAGAGACTTGCCAAGGTCTATCGGCCGTTCCCCCCGCAGCCGTCCCGGCCGCTGCCACCCCCGTTGCTGCACCTGTTAAGCCTGCAGAGGCAGCAAAGACCAAGCCTGGTGAATGGACGGTCGTGAATAAGATGAACAAGGGCAAAGCCACAGCTACTGTAGCTAAGCCGACAATGGAGGCACAGCGACCGACTTCTCCACCGGCCGGCAAGGTGGAATAGGGACGGCTAAACATGAAGGCACCACAACCACTCAAGCTTAAAGATAAAGTGGTTCCTTCACCAACTTATTCAGGAAGCTCATCCACCGACTCCCCGACGGCCACTCAATATGATATGCCGAGGATAAAAACTGATGGGATTGTAGGGACTTATAGCCATCCGGAAAAGCAGGCAGGAGGGGAATCTCCCCCTCTATCACCATGAAGATCGGTTTTTGGAATGTGAGGGGCTTTAACCGACCTCTCAAACACAATGGGGTCGCCCACCTCATTAAGAATAATCGGCTTTGCCTCTTGggcattttggagacaaagcTTGCAGCGTCATCCATCCAGAAGATTCTCAACCGCTCATTCCCGGGGTGGTGCCAAGCCAACAATTTTGACACCATCGCCGGCAGACTCATCCTTCTGGTTTGGGACCCGGCAATCATTAACATACATCCGGTGGACATATCGCCCCAAGTGATTCACTGCCGAGCCACGAATAAGCTCTCTCAACTCtccttctatattttatttacatatggTCTTTATTCTGTTGTTAATAGAAGGAGCATGTGGGAGAAACTTTCTGATTTGGGTCAATCACTGAGTATGGGCCATGGCTTATTATGGGTGATTTCAACTGTATTAAATCTCCCGACGAGAAGCAGCTTGGAGTGGCCCCAACTTGGTATGAGCTTAAGGATTTTGTGGACTGCTGTACAACACTTGGATTACTCGACATTCCCACTACGGGCTGCTACTACACATGGTATTCCAACAATGAAAGCAACCCCGTATGGTGCAAGCTCGACCGGGTCCTTTAGAACAATGAATGGCTCGAGGCCAGTTTGCATTGCAGTGCCCATTTCAATCCACCGGGATGCCTTTCTGACCACTCTCCGGgtattgtttctatttttgatCCTGCACCAACTAAGCCAAAACCATTTCGCTTTTTCAATATGTGGGCAGATCATCTGGATTTCTTAGCTACTGTCGAAGCTAGATGGAATTTGAGCATGGAGGGAACGCCGCAATTCAGCCTTTGTAGGAGACTGAAAGCACTTAAAGGCGCGCTTAAGGCATTCAACATACAACACTACAACCACATCTCCGCCAGGGCCAAAGAGGCTGAACTTACCCTGCAAGTTGCTCAGAATCAACTTGAATCCAATCCGGGAGATGTGGCGCTACGGGACTCTTTAGGTGATCTTAGGAAGAAGGCCGTTTTTCTTGCCGAGGCCGAACGGCACTTCTTCTACCAGAAGGCCAAGATCCATTATCTTAAAGAGGGGGACCGCAACACCAAGTTCTTCCACGACATGGTGAAGAGGAATACCACTAGGAATTCCATCGGGGCAGTCACTAGGGCGGATGGGACTGTTATCACTGCTTCCGAGGACATTGCCCAAGAGTTCGTTGATTACTACATCACTGTTGGGCACCGAGGCTCACACCCTCCCTGTCGATGATGGTGTGTTTGAATGGGGCCCCATAATCTCCCCCGAGCATACCGCGGACCTTTGTCGGGCAGTCACGCCGTTGGAGGTCAAGGAGGCCATCTTCCATATTAGTGACAACAAGGCTCCCGGTCCAGATGGATATTCCTCGtgctttttcaagaaagcatgGAACATTGTGGGTGATCAAGTTTGCAGGGCcgtcttggatttctttaggAGTGGGCGAATGCTACGGCAACTCAACCACACCATCATTACCCTTGTGCCGAAATCAAATCATTCCACCTCTGTTGCGGATTACCGGTCGATTTCGTGCTGCAATGTCATCTATAAGGCCATCACGAAAATCATCTCGGACCGGCTCGCGCCCGCTTTGGAGCACTTGATTGACCGATACCAAGCTGCGTTTGTTGGAGGCCGTAATATCATAGACAATATCTTCTTGGCCCAAGAAATGGTGCAACAGTACTCGAGGAAGCGGATTTCACCTCGATGTACTATCAACGTGGATCTACGCAAGGCGTTCGATTCGGTCTCATGAACAATTCTCGCTCGAGTGCTTCACGGGTATGGTTTTCCCCCACTGTTTATAGTTTGGACTATGGAATGCGTTTgcaattcttctttttcagtgGCTTTGAACGGCTCCCTTCACGGGTTTTTTTCGGGGAAGAAAGGCCTAAGGCAAGGTGACCCGATATCGCCGACCCTCTTCCTTCTTAGCATGGAATATTTCTCCCGACTGGTCAAGAGGAAAACATCTACTTTGGACTTCAACTTTCACCCCAAGTGCGAGAAGTTGAAAATGACGCACCTCCTCTTTGCCGACGACCTCATGCTTTTCTCCTGTGGCGACCTTCCATCTATCCACATCTTGATGGAATGTCTCCAAGAGTTCAGGGACACATCCGGCCTCACCGTCAATACCTCTAAGTCAAGCATTTTCACAGCAGGCATTCAAAATGAGGAGCTTGACGGGATTCTCGCTCGGACGAAATTTGCGAGAGGTGAGATGCCGGTCAGATACCTTGGCATTCCACTAGCGACACAGCGGCTTTCGGTCACCAACTACTCACCGCTTGTGGATCAAATTGCCAACTGCATTTCGAAGTGGACGGGCAAATTCTTATCTTATGCAGGCCGATTGGAACTTATTCGCTCAGTTATTCAGGGGGTGGAGTGCTACTGGCTCCAAGTTTTCCCACTTCCAGCGGCGGTCATCGAGAAAATCTACCGACTTTGCAGGAGTTTTCTATGGAACTCTAGGAGAGCACCGGTCGCTTGGGAGGAAATCTGCCATCCCAAGGAAGAAGGTGGAGTCTGTATTCGGCACATACAGTTTTGGAACGTGGCTCTACTTGCTCGTGTATTATGGAACATCCATCGCAAGGCAGACACGTTGTGGGTGTAGTGGGTCAACGGTGTCTACCTTAGAGATGCATCAATCTGGGACTGGCAACCGAAGAAGGGGGATTCTCCACTCCTTCAACGGCTTGCCGAAATCCGCAACAGGGTGGTCACTGAATTTGGATCTTCAGAGGCAGCGATTGAACAAATGACGAGATGGTCTAGCGTAAATGGTCTCCAAACGTTGAAAGCTTATGGGTACTTCAGGCCGAAACTTGCAAGGCAGCCTTGGAAAGCGGCtatttggaaggcttttatcCCGTCGAAGTACTCATTTATCTTGTGGCTTGGCTTGCGCGGTAGACTAGCTACGAGGGACATACTTGGGTTCCTCCAAGAGGAGGATTTGTGCTCACTATGCATCAACACCAAGGAATCGGCCAAGCACCTTTTCTTTGAGTGCTCGTTCAGCAACTTCGTTTGGTCACGCATCCGATAGTGGCTTGGCATTAACCGAACTATGTCAACCCTTCAAAGTGCGGTCAAGTGGCATAAGAAGGAGAAAATAGGTTCCTCCGTGCAGAACAAAGCGCGTCACCTCGCTTTGGCATGCACGGTGTACACATTTTGGAGGCAGCGCAACGACGTCATCTTCGAGGGCTCAACGGCCTGTCCCGATAGGCTTATTAATTTAGTCAAGGTTACATTGTATAGGATCCTTTGGACGCTTTTCCCACACGATTTGATTGTTTCTTAATCTTTAGCGTGGGCTTTTGTATCTCTCCGGGTATGCCTGGAGTACACTGTAAATATTCTTGAGTGAATGAAACTTCcatttcacccaaaaaaaaaaaagaagacattttgtttctgtagtaaaaaagaactattaaatttaactaataatacTATAATAAgactaatatattaatttgctaagttaggcaaaagaaataaaaattaagaaagagatttttaaatcacaaatcGAATAAACAATTCAGAAATAGTGTGTTGTGTCTGTGTGTAATTGTGCATACTGTATATACATGATAATTCATAGAATTACTAGTAAGGAATCTGCATATAATCCTCAACCTCTTAAAACTATTCTTCAAAAGTTCAACCGATCAAGTATCACACCTATATGAAAAAGTTTCGATGAACAGCGAGCTTCAACaatttaacattatttatGCCATTTAAAGTGTTATCAgataatttgtattattatttctgcTAGTCCATACAAATTCACCAAAGCCCAATGATAAAATTTCACCAATTTCCTCAAACCTTGATTGCTCTACAATCGTACCAAAGTTCCAAACTGATTTATCAACAAGCAAGGAAGAAGAGTGAAAGAGAGTAACTGTGTTATGGTGTTGTATTGCCAGTCAGCAACTAAAGAAGTGACAAGGTTAAGGAATAGAGAAAGCGAGAATGAGAGAAATAGAAATTCAGAGGGAGAGGAGAGGGAGAAAGGGAGAGAGTATTGAGTTTGGAGTGTTTAGTTGACAaagatagaataaaaaattagagactTTTATGCTCAGTTTATGCCACTTTACAACCCAACTAGTTGGACTGACCTAGGTCTGGTTCAAGCGGGTTCCTGATTGGACCTCTTGGGTCATTcgattcttttaaaaaaaaaacgattTTACTCTCcatttggttttgtgtttCACCAGGCCCACTTTGTGGCTCAATCAACTGTTTGAGCGAATCAACTAGGCGAGCTGGGTAGGGTTTCCCAAAACTGCTTTGCATAAACCCCCTTTCACATTTGGCCATCACCCTTACCAGAAAGAGCTATTTCTGAATGACGATACTAGCAAAAGCTCTTTGCCAAGGAGTTCGTATCCCAAACCTAAGTGAACAAAGTAGCACAGGAGACTCAAAGGACCACTTCGACAAGTTAGTAGCCAAGGCAAACTTGCTAAACCTAAGTGATGTTGGATACTGCAAAGTCTTTTGCACTATATTAGCAGGAAAATCCATGGCGTGGTTCAACCAGCTGTCTGCACATACTATTGAGAGCTATGAGAAGCTGTCATAATGATTTTGCATCACTTTTCAATCAACAAGAAATACCCGAAGGCTACACCATACCTGTTCATAGTAGTTCAATGGGAAGAAGGAATAAGATAATATGCATACAGGTTTTGGGAACCAGTGATAGAGATCCCCTCATATAAATCACGAGCTGTTTGCTAACATCCTCCAACAAAATTTGCACAAGAAAAAGTTTCAAGAATCAATCACCGGCAAGCCTCCAACAACCTTTAATATGCTCCTGCAGAGGGCTAAGAagtatatttggattgaaaatGCAATCGGTCCAACAAGCCAAAATCAAccaataagagaaaaaataagaaagaacagaagaaaaacccctaaaagaagaaaattggaaAGGCATTGGAAGGGGTAGTTGCCTACCTACCCTTTGGGATCAAGTATGCAGCGTATGTTAGAAAGGGGATTCGAAAAATAATTGCAGAGGGCTAACTGATTGCTTTCCTTTATTTGcgttatgtattaattattaattttttttccatgcaATTCAAGTTACAAATATATGTTCCTACCCatgttgatatatatttatgcctaatatatatatatatatatatatatatattaagaggAAGAGATAATATAGATAGATTGGACTAAGTTAATGACAccttcatttcatttataatttcacgttttctaataaaatttgcaattatatatgtgtgtatttgtgGGAGGGTGTTAACAAACAAACAATTTATACGAGGGATATATGTCAACCTTAGtaagttacgggactaaaatgaaaattgtctaaaattagaaaattaaaattacctttAATCCCTATCATATTTAACGCGGTGCAAAGGTACAACAGCCAATCATAAAACTCCACTACTTgcctttaataaaataatagtatatataccTCCATTCCTTAGCTCATTTGAGAGGTTGGATTTTCTATGTAATGAGACAACTCTTGCACTAGTAATAAACTTGTGGCATACCGAGGATTGTAATTAttctcattatatttaaacataaataaaataattaatgttttattatgttattatatttgttattttttacacAACATCAATACCAATAAAACCACAGTTGCTCAACGATgggtagttattatttttgcagGCGAGACCATAACATTAAccataattaagaattatgaaaaaaaatattttagccaaaGCTTAAATCATGGCAAATATTGATTAGTCgtagtcaaaatttaagtttccACATTGATTTCATTTGACTATGGTAGAAAATAGTTATTCACCATGGTTTTAAGCCATGGTCATTTGTCATATAAGGAACAATCCATGTTTCTGTAGCATGTCACAATATTATTGGTCATGACAGATAATATTGacttaccataatttttaagttatatatgCTGACCCCAAAATTAATTGGctaataattaagttataaattaaagttcataataaatttgagttttacATATGTCCGAGATGACAAATTCTCATAAATGTTCATACGAACTTTGTGCTTTAtgcattttaataaatcaactAAAGATAattgtaagtttttttttgggtgaattgtaagttttcattcatCCAGTAATATTTACAAGGTACTCCGGGCATACCCGGAGAGATACAAAATGACCCACACTAAAGTTTAAAGAGCAATTAAACCGTGCGGGAAAAGTGACAAGAGGAGCCTATAGACAGTGATCTTCATGGAAATAATAAGGCCCTTGGGATTGGGTACTGCACCCTCAAATATGAATTCGTTACGATGCCGCCAAAGGGTGTAGACTGTGCATGACAAAGCTAGGTGTCGTGCTTTGTTATGAACGGAGGATCCggttttctccttcttgagcCATTTCACCGCACTGTGCAAGGTGGACATACGTCGGTTGATCCCAAGCCATACTCGGATATGTGACCAAACATAGTTGCTAAACGGGCACTCAAAGAAATGGTGTTTGGCCGATTCCTTGGTGTTGATGCAAAGTGAACATAAGTCCTCCTCATGGAGGAACTCGAGTCTGTCCCGTGTAGCCAATCTGTTGCGCAGACCAAGCCACATGATGAACGAGTACTTCGGCGGGATGAAAGCCTTCCAAATAGCTGCTTTCCAAGGCTGCCTCGCAAGTTTTGGCCTGAAGTACTCATAGGCTTTCGACGTCTGGAGTCCCTTTAGGGTGGACCATCTCGTCATCTGCTCAATCGCTGCCTCTGAAGACCCAAATTCGGTGATCATCCTGTTGCGGATTTCGGTAAGCCGTTGAAGGAGTGGAGAATCCCCCTTCTTCGGTTCCCAGTCCCAGATTGATGCATCTCTGAGGTAGACACCGTTGACCCACTGTACCCACAACGTGTCTGCCTTGCGGTGAATGTTCCATAATACACGAGCAAGTAGAGCCACGTTCCAAGACTGTATGTGCGGAATACCGAGTCCCCTTCTTCCTTGGGATGGCAGATTTCCTCCCAAGCGACCGGCGCCCTCCTAGAATTCCATAGGAAATTCCTACAAAGACGGTGAATTTTCTCGATGACCACCGCTGGAAGAGGAAAAACTTGGAGCCAGAAACACTCCACGCCCTGAATAACCGAACGGACGAGTTCCAGTCGGCCTGCGTAAGATAATGATTTCGACTTCCACTTCGAAATGCATTTGGCAATTTGGTCCACAAGCGGTGAGTAGTTGTTGACTGAAAGTCGTTGTGCCGCTAATGGGATGCCAAGGTATCGGATTGGCATCTCACCTCTCACAAACGCTGTCCTAGCAAGGATTTCATCAAGTTCTTCATTCCGAATGCCTACCGTAAAAATGCACGATTTGGAGGTGTTAACGGAAAGGCCGGATGCGTCCCTAAAAACNNNNNNNNNNNNNNNNNNNNNNNNNNNNNNNNNNNNNNNNNNNNNNNNNNNNNNNNNNNNNNNNNNNNNNNNNNNNNNNNNNNNNNNNNNNNNNNNNNNNNNNNNNNNNNNNNNNNNNNNNNNNNNNNNNNNNNNNNNNNNNNNNNNNNNNNNNNNNNNNNNNNNNNNNNNNNNNNNNNNNNNNNNNNNNNNNNNNNNNNNNNNNNNNNNNNNNNNNNNNNNNNNNNNNNNNNNNNNNNNNNNNNNNNNNNNNNNNNNNNNNNNNNNNNNNNNNNNNNNNNNNNNNNNNNNNNNNNNNNNNNNNNNNNNNNNNNNNNNNNNNNNNNNNNNNNNNNNNNNNNNNNNNNNNNNNNNNNNNNNNNNNNNNNNNNNNNNNNNNNNNNNNNNNNNNNNNNNNNNNNNNNNNNNNNNNNNNNNNNNNNNNNNNNNNNNNNNNNNNNNNNNNNNNNNNNNNNNNNNNNNNNNNNNNNNNNNNNNNNNNNNNNNNNNNNNNNNNNNNNNNNNNNNNNNNNNNNNNNNNNNNNNNNNNNNNNNNNNNCATGAGGAATATCCATCGGGGCCGGGTGCCTTGTTGCCGTTAATGTTGAAGATTGCATCATTGACCTCCAGTTCTGTGACTTCCCTACAAAGTTCATCAGTAAGCTCGGAGGAAAGTTTGGGGCCATAATCGAACACTCCATCATCAACTGGGATGGTGTGAGACTCGGTGCCCAAGAGTGTTGTATAGTAATCAACGAACTCTTGGGCAATTGCATCGGCAGACGTAATGATCGTCCCGTCAGCTCTAGTAACTGCCGTGATGGAGTTTCTAGCAGCATTCCTTTTCACCATATCGTGGAAGAATTTCGTATTTCGATCCCCCTCTTTGAGGTAGTGAATCTTGGCTTTTTGGTAGAAGAAGTTCCGTTCAGCCTCGGCAAGGAAAACGGCCTTCCTTCTAACATCTCCCAAAGATTCCCGAAGCCTTACATTTCTTGGGTTGTTTTCAAGCTGGTTCTGAGCATCTTGCAGTGCAAGGTCAGCCTCTTTGGCCCTAGTGGAAATGTGGCTGTAGTGCTGCATGTTGAAAGCTTTCAGTTCAGCTTTAAGTGCTTTCAGCCTCTTGCAAAGAATGAATTGTGGCGTTCCCTCCACATCAAGTTCCATCGTTGCTCCACAGTGGATAAGAATTCCGGGTGTTCTGCCCACATATTGAAAAACCGGAACGGTTTTGGTTTAGTGGGAGTATGATCAAAGATAGTGACAATACCCGGGGAGTGGTCGGATAGGCATCCCGATGGGTTGAAGTGGGCGCCGCAATGTAAACCGGCCTCAAGCCATTCGTTGTTGTGAAGGACCCGATTAAGTTTACACCACACGGGGTTGCTTTCGTTATTGGAATACCATGTGTAATAGCAACCCGTTGTGGGGACGTCAAGCAGTCCAAGTGCTACACAGCAGTCCACGAAATCCTTGAGTTCGTACCAAGTTGGCGTCACTCCAAGTTGCTTTTCCTCAGGAGATTTCACACAGTTGAAGTCTCCCATAATGAGCCACGGAATGCTTATCATTTGTCCCAATTCTGTAAGTTTCTCCCACATACTCCTTCTATTGACAACAGAATATAGCCCATAACAAAACGATATATAGAAGGAGAGTTGAGAGGACTTATTCGTGGCACGGCAGTGGATAACTTGCGGTGAGATATCCTCCGGTTGAAGGTCGATAACTGCCGGGTTCCAAATCACCAAGATGCGTCCACCGGCAATGGTGTCAAAGTTGTTGGCTTGGCACCATCCCGGAAATGATCAACTAAGAAATGCCTGAATCTTAGATGCTGCAAgctttgtctccaaaatgccCAAGAGACAGAGCCGGTTATGCTTATGAGGTGGGCAATCCCATTGTGTTTGAGGGGTCGATTGAATCCCCTCACGTTCTAAAAGCCAATCTTCATGAGGATCGAAGGGGAGACTCCCCTCCTGTCTGCTTCACCGGTTTACTGAACACCCGTACAGGCTCATTGGAATTGATCCCCGGCATGAAATTGGTCCTCGGGGAATTGGTCGATGAGTTATCAGACTCTGTCAGTGTGGTAGCCTCATTATCCTGAAGTTTGGATGAATGTGTTCCATTCGTGATAGTCCGTTCCTTGTTCGCCATGATGGCCAGTGGATTTGGTTGGGGGACCTCCACTGCCGGCTTGGTTGTTACATCAGTTGATTTgccctttttcctcctttgGACCATAGTCCATGCAGTAGCGGGGGCAGTCGCAGCAGTCACGGTCGGTGCAGTAGAAGGGGCAGCTGCAGCAGTCACGGCCGGTGCAGTAGTAGGGGCAGCTGCAGCAGTCGCGGCCGATGGGTGTATGCCCTGGCATGTCTCTTTAAGGTGGCCAAATCTGTTGCATTCAGTGCAAAATTTGGGGGTGAACTCATAGGCAACCGATTGTTTTCGTGTTATGCCGTTTGGCATGACGAACTCCACCTGGTCAATAAGCTTTTTTGAAGCATCAACTTCTACCAGTATTCTGGCATACGACACCCTTTCCATCTTCAGCGTAAGAGAATCCATGGCAATGGGGTTGCCAAGTTTAGAGCCTATCTTGCCAAGCGCATTTGGGTGCCAGCACTCAAGGGGGAGTGATGGGAGGGTGGCCCAAACCGGTGTTAGGCTAATATCATCTTCTTTAAACTCAAAACAATCCGGCATGTGTTTAAGAAGGAGGGGACGTCCATATATGAAATAAGGTCCCCCGGACAAAATTCGCTGCCTATCCTCCTCACGGGCAAAGCGAAAGATTAACCAACCGCTCTCGTGCTGTTGGAAACTTGATCCCCAAGATTGGGACAGTGCACGGATCGCCTTTAGTCCTGGGAATTTGCCGGCAATATAGCCGACGAGGCAAAACCCCAGCTTGCTTCAAACATCAAGCATGTCATTGGGCTCCAAGGTGAGAGGGCCATCGTCAAGCTCAAACTTGCTGAGTTTGTTTTCGTCGGTGAGTCTACGGTTGGTGCTAAATAGCCCCGCAAATGAGGTATGTTCCTTGCCCGAATTCTCAGCTGCATTATCGTTATTCGGTTGCTTCCCTTTCGGCAAGGAGGCAGTGGGCGTTGGAGCATCAATCTTAGAGAAGGAGGGGGTACCATCCAAGGAAGATATGAAGTCACCAAATGTAGCCTTACCGGTATTTGTGGGATCAAGTTGTTGGACGGCCGATTGGCTAAGCGACTGTTGTTGTGTTTCAGCCGTTTTGGCGGATGCTGTCAATGACTGGCCGGACGGTTGGCCGGTAGTAACAGTGTCGACTTTCTTATGCTTCTTGTTGTCAGGTTGGTGCTCACCCGTCAGACGGGCAGTAGCACCTGCTTTGACTGTTGCGGTTTTGACCGACGGGTGGTCGGAGGGCAGGCCGGCAGCCGGTTTTCGTACCTTGTTGGTCTTGGCCATAACAGGCAGAGGGACGACAGCAGAAACGGCTGCAGAAACTGATGCACAAACAGCTGCAGAAATGATGAAGAGTAATGGCAGCAGTAGGCAGTTTCGCAACAcactcaaatttcaaaatttgaatactCCGTTCAccagaaaattcagaaattcaGGCCTATCTACCACCGATTACAGTTTGTGATGATGGTGGAAGGTGCGCAGGTAAcagaattttgaagaaaaacagcAGCAGGCACAACCAATGTGGTTGAAATTcgaatttcaaaaattcaaaatttaaatttctgacCAAACAAAAGTGGAATCACCGTCTGATTGTGGCCGGAGAGGGACTGGAAACTGCGCATTAGTGCTGAAATCTGCAGGAAAGTCCACCAGCAGCAATGGAGAATCTGCAGCAGTAACAGAGAATTTACAGCAGGAGCAGATTTTGCTGGTAGAAACAGCCGACTGTAGAGGCTTTTCAGACGGCTAAAATTCTTCGTAACTCAGAATTGTTCGGTGAAATTGATGAGCAACACAAGGAGAAGTGAATAATCGGACCAGAATTTGCAGAAGATTGAAGGAAAATCGTGATAGAGCAAGACAATGTTGAGGCACTCTAGAGAGAAAACTTTCTAGAGAGAGGAACACTCATGACCTCACTACTGA
This Sesamum indicum cultivar Zhongzhi No. 13 linkage group LG5, S_indicum_v1.0, whole genome shotgun sequence DNA region includes the following protein-coding sequences:
- the LOC105162756 gene encoding uncharacterized protein LOC105162756; translated protein: MGDFNCIKSPDEKQLGVAPTWYELKDFVDCCTTLGLLDIPTTGCYYTCAHFNPPGCLSDHSPGIVSIFDPAPTKPKPFRFFNMWADHLDFLATVEARWNLSMEGTPQFSLCRRLKALKGALKAFNIQHYNHISARAKEAELTLQVAQNQLESNPGDVALRDSLGDLRKKAVFLAEAERHFFYQKAKIHYLKEGDRNTKFFHDMSSLITTSLLGTEAHTLPVDDGVFEWGPIISPEHTADLCRAVTPLEVKEAIFHISDNKAPGPDGYSSCFFKKAWNIVGDQVCRAVLDFFRSGRMLRQLNHTIITLVPKSNHSTSVADYRSISCCNVIYKAITKIISDRLAPALEHLIDRYQAAFVGGRNIIDNIFLAQEMVQQYSRKRISPRLALNGSLHGFFSGKKGLRQGDPISPTLFLLSMEYFSRLVKRKTSTLDFNFHPKCEKLKMTHLLFADDLMLFSCGDLPSIHILMECLQEFRDTSGLTVNTSKSSIFTAGIQNEELDGILARTKFARGEMPADWNLFAQLFRGWSATGSKFSHFQRRSSRKSTDFAGVFYGTLGEHRSLGRKSAIPRKKVESVFGTYSFGTWLYLLVYYGTSIARQTRCGCSGSTVSTLEMHQSGTGNRRRGILHSFNGLPKSATGWSLNLDLQRQRLNK